Within Aspergillus oryzae RIB40 DNA, chromosome 2, the genomic segment TTGGTTGAAGTATCTGCGTCAGCGGTTGTTAGAGGGTACGGCAAATATGTATCCGGATTTGGATCAGGATCAGCTCAAGCTTTATGTGCACTGTAAGTGGTATTTTGTAGGCACCTGAGGGAACAATGATTAACAGTCATCAGATCAACCGACATATTATCACTTCCACGTTCACATTGTCAATGTCATGCTGGAAGCTGGCGCTACGCAGGCTACGGGCAAAGCTTTTGGGTTGGAGAACCTCATCTCTCAGTTGGAGACTATTTCtggcgacgaggaagcgaGTATGGCCGATGTCAGCTTGTCTTATTTCCTCGGAGAGGCCAGTGAGCTGTGGACCAATATCTACGAGCCGTTGAAACGGGGAGTGAAACCACTGCGGAACTAGAAATGTGTTCTAGCTATAGACAGGAAGGCCATAGACAGAGTTATGAATGAGATGAATTTATGACAGCGACCTATCCCGATGAAAGTATCTACATAACTTCTTTACTGAGTGTATCATAGTTAACAAATGATCTGACTGCCTGGCCCATCTAGCTAATATATTGGTTGGAGTAGTCCGTAGACGTTTAAAGCTATCACATGTCATTAAATGGAAGGCGGAAACCCCGATTAAATAAATTAGTATATTTAACTGAGACCCCGCAGATcaactccaacccctcacTAACATCATTTTACCAACCCCATCACTCCACTTTGACCTCAGAACCTTTCATTTCACACCAAAACCCCATATTGATAATACATCCAAGGAAAGAACCGATAAGCAAGATGACAGACCATGTCGATGTCCCAGAAACCAACAAGGCCTTCGTGCCCCTCGGTATATAAtaccccaaaccaaaccagcaGAGAAGGCAAGAGGGCACCAACTGACCTAATGAACACAGAAAACAACCCAGAAGTGATGTCGCACTTAGTCCACCAGCTCGGTCTCCCACCAAGCCTAGGCTTCACAGACGTATACTCAATCGACGAGCCAGACCTCCTAGCCTTCGTCCCCCGTCCCTCGcacgcccttctcctcgtcttccccGTCTCCAAAACCTACGAATCGTCCCGCATATCCGAAGACAGCAAGCTCACCGACTATACTGGCTCGGGACCTTCGGAACCCGTCATGTGGTTCAAACAGACGATCCGGAATGCTTGCGGTTTGATCGGATTGTTGCACGCTGTGTCCAATGGAGAGGCTCGGAAACAGGTCCTTCCTGGATCGGATTTGGATGGGCTTTTGCGGGATGCGGAGCCGCTTAGTCCTATCGACAGAGCGAATCTACTATATGAGAGCAAGGCGCTAGAGAGTGCTCATGCTGATGCGGCGAAGTTAGGTGATACTACGGCGCCCCAGGCAGAGGATTCCGTTGACTTGCACTTTGTTGCGTTTGTGAAGGGGGTTGATGGAAGGTTGTGGGAGCTGgatgggaggaggaagggtCCGTTGGAAAGGGGAaagttggatgaggatgaggatgcaTTGAGCGAGAAGGCGCTCGAGCTGGGAGTTAGGAGGTTCTTGAAGACTGAGGCTCAGGGTGGTAACCCGGACTTGAGGTTCAGTTTGGTCAGTTTGGGGCCTGTTTTTGATTAAAAGGCATGTTCCTGTATCTTTTCgtttgtgtatatatattcgaATAGGTGTTTGGGAGTTTACATATGCTGGCTGGGTTTGCTCGGGCTAGAGTGGCTCAGGTGAAGACAATGGCCAGGTATCTACGGTGGATGTAGTATCAACGACTGTAATGATGAATCAATTACGGCTGTATATTATCCTATGTATAACAGAGATGTCAAAAAGTGAACTTgagtatataaatatacatTATAAACCAATTCGGGTCAACTCAAGCTTGTATCATTTCCTTGAACCCACCATTCCTCTGAGTTGAACTTCAGAGCTTCATCTCCACAGGCCCACCACCCGGCTGTTAAATTGCGTGCGAATACCTCCAAAGCTGAATATGTCGTGCGAATTTCTGAAttaggagaaggagaaccaTCGGCAAAGAAAATCTTCTCAAATATTTCCTTTAAATTCGGCTTCCGGGAATGCACATCCGGAACAGCGGCAATGAATCTCCTAGTGACAATACCACCACCCCTTTTATCCGATGGACCAGCCTGTTGCCTCCTCCCTACGACTAGAACTTCATAAGGTTTCCGCCAGAGGCCATCTAGCGGCGTGATAGGATCCCCATTTGTGGTGGTCTTGATCCAGATCCATTCCTCGCAGACGGAAAGACCCGCGCCTTGGATAGCATCATAGGCTATTTTCCGCGCTTTTGCAGAGTTGGTAATCCATATGGCAGCTATAGAGCTCTGGGTCTGTTTCTTGGTCGGCTCTGGGACCGATGCACGATCATCAGAAGTGCCACAATGGACGTTGCGATGACTGTCTTGCAAGTGCACCTTGAGTATATCTCGAATACGCTGCATCAGTAGGCCGCTCTCGAGGTAGTGCTGTGTATGGTAATGTCCGCTGCGTCGAACAGATCTATTCACCCATGGCGGATCAAGGAGGATTAGATCGAATCTCCGGTCTCGAGTAAGACCCGGTATAGGGTCTATGTATCTGTTAGGCGTCGTAGCCGACTGTGATATAGGCAGTTTGCAAAGTAAGAAACTCGACAGTGGCGGTATATAGTACGTATGGTTATGGTGTTCAGCGCACTTGGTCTCAGTCAAGTCGTCGTGTCTTTCCAATACGCAACCAGCTCTCACGGTTGCGTGGTCAGAGGACGTATTTCTAACGACAACATCGCACAGGCCCGACATAGAGTCGAACAAATTCAACCCAGGCGAGAGAACCAAAGGCGGATTGTCAAGCTCTGGGCTCCGAGGCGCGCCCTGTAACTTGGTAGACTTTCCAGGAACGATTGAGTCCGTGGAGTCCTTGACTGGGACTCGGCAGTCACCATTGCCACTGGACTCTTTACTTTTtcgacttcttttccctaGAGATACATTTCGTCCGGGATGATGCGCAGTGCAATTCCGTCCGGAGTCATGTGCTACGGTCCTTCTTTCAAAGCACCATTCACCACTGAGGCCCAGTCGAATTTCATGCAGCGCTTCTCCTACCAAAGGTGAGATGGCATCATAGATTTCTCGCTCTGAAACAGGGATTCTTTGTATGACTTTTGCCCTTGCAGCATCCGTTTTTGGTTCTGTGGAGCCGGGGTAAGGTGCTCTCAGGGGTGTTGAAGATAAAAGATGCCTTGCACAGACGTTCGTGCTCGAGATTAATTTCGAAGAATTTGGTGGTGGCTCCTGTTGGATTGATGAGAACTCCTGTGCGAGAGCAATGGATGTGGGAAtgtcaagaagaaagactgTATTCTGAGAGTTTTGATAGAGAATTGAGGATCGAGTCATTGCTGGTTGCTGACTGTCTTGTGGTTTGGCAATGCCACTGTTCTTGGAGAACATCGGAGAAGTAGAGATGCGGATCCTTCCAAGGAAAATGTCTGACAGACGATTTTCCCAAcctttatatatatgttaTCCCCAGGACTAAGtgccaaaagaaagagagctAAAAGAGTATTAAACTACAGCCACGAGAGGTAAAATAGGAATATGTTGTCTATTTTAGAAAATGTGGATTCCTAACGAGATACAGGTACCGCTGGTCAAACAATTCACGAAGCTTCGTATCGAGACTATCAAGGAAATTCGTCACATCACCAGCAGTCTAAACCCACTGCAAGATCGAGACCACAAGAAATACAGGACTTTGagtgataaaaaaaaacaacaGAGACAATAATAACAACGACAACTCTCCTTGTATCCAACACAACTATGGTTGAAGAAACACGGCTTGAAACTCGGTGGTTCGCACCACTTGATGCTATATTGACAAATGTGACACCACCATGCTCTTTAAAGATGAGATAAAAATGAAAACgaaaaatggaaatggaaataaaAACCAGCAACACTTTTCCCTCTGtcatctctcctttccccctcttccaAGACGATCCAGCGTCAGTCTAGGTGAGATAAGGGTCATTTCATACATATAACcatactactccgtatccGGAAAAGTAGCAAAAAGTGGAATGAAAAAAATGTTAACTTTATACATAAAGTTGAAACAGAAGTTGGATTAAAAGGTCATATGCGAGCCTCAGCGCTAATGAAAGACGATGTTAGCTTCTGTACCAGGTAGCCGCTGCTCACATATAGACTCGGAGCCACTTACACGTCCACGTCGTCCCCCAGCAGACTGTCCTTGGGCAGGTTGCTGGTAATTAAATTGAGGAGGATACTGATACATCTGAGCCGTGTTCATAACAGGGCTAAACTGCTGGGGACCAAAGGCGGACTGGTTAAGCATAGAGCCTGGAGGGCTCATCGGCGTAACTCCAGACAAGGGGGTAGCCTGAGCCTGCATGCCCCGAAGATTGTCTATCGAGGGAGATCCGCCCGGATATCCAAAATTAGCGTTACCCAGGTTCGGATACATTCCACCAGGTGAGACGCCGCGAGATTGCGCAGCCAAATAAGCCTGGTACTGTGCCTGTTGAAGTGGCAACAAAGGGTCTTGACCGAAGCCAGAGCCGTTAATTCCCGAGGCACCATTCAAAGAATTGATTGTGCCTGCAGAGCCCAGACCATTCACCCCATTGATAGCATAAGGATCAAAAGATGCAACACTAGACTGCTGATCGGCCCGGGCATTCTCCAAGTTTTGGGAAAGCATAGCGGGAACGTACTGTCCATTGTACTGCCTGTCCACGGATGACTGAGAAGGATAATTCGAAGGTGCAGGCCGAGAGGCGGgacgctgctgctgcttctccGAATTATCCCGTCCATGATGGTTATCCCGTGCACCGCCACGAGATGAAAGGCCGACCTCATCCATCAGTCGCTTATACCCTTGGCTTGGTGTGGCCTTCAGCTTGGTGAGAACTTTCGACACGTTCTTCACAACCTCGGCACGCATGGATTCATCAAAAAATGGGGTGGTCAGAACCTTGAAAATCAAGGTCGCCCCTGATGTTTGATCGCTCAgaatcttctccaacacctcGTCACCAGGGCTGAAGAAAAGTGCCTTCAACACTATTTCACGAGCATCAGGCTCATTGCGTTGGTTAATAACTTTTAGAACCGTTAGATAGGCAACTTTATGGGTGCAGAGATGCACCAAATGCGGCACAAGTCTTGGCGCAAGCACAGTTCGCCGGCGAGGGAAAGTGCAGGTGTCGAGGAACCATGTGAGCAAAAGCGCACCGTTTGCATTTGTCGCGAGCTGCACGCTGTGAAGAGAGATTGCGGCCGCAAGCATGCGCTGCTGATCCTTGGTGGCGTGGTGACTTTCAAGGCAGGCTCTCATCGCGCGAGCTCCGAACCGTCCTTGGGCGACCTCCCACATGCGGCTCAGCATAGTTTCGAAAATGAAGTCGTTAAACGAAGGGCCAAAGCGAAGACAACATTGTAAAACGTAGTTTCCGTACTGATCAAGGAAAAGTGGGACGGTGTACGGGCGGAGTGCATCCACAATCATGTTCTTCTGATTTGGACTTTGAGCAACGTCAATGATCTTCTGCGCAGCCCAGGTACCATTCTTGTGGACACCAATCTCAGCGAGGTGTGGTGCAATTTGAACAAGCATTTGCTCTTTGATCGGTTCAGAGCAGAACTCAAAAAGCTTTTGCACTACGGTGTTACCCAGGTAGTCAGAGGAAAGCTCTGCAATTTCCGGGAGCATCGAGATCGCAGTCTCTTCGATTTCCTGGACCGAGCATGCGCCGTTATCAATTCTCTTGCGAATATCACGTAGACGTGGAGCATCAAACATCCTGGTCTGACTAGGCTCAGGGATGGGAGGGATCTCGTCTTCAAATGTCTGATAAGCAATGGCCTGCTGGATACTGGCGGTTATATTAAGCGTGTCTTCGTCACTAGCACCAAATTCCTTGACGATCTGCACCATCTCTGGCTGGAGCTCAGGGAGGGGAGGTATCTGTGGAACAGCAGTCCCGGAATCAGAGCTTTCCACGCCATCAGCAGTGGTCGACTTGGCGTTGGGATCAGGGGTTGGAGAAGACTGGATGCCGTTGACCCCAGGAGTCCCGGATGCAGAGGTGCCAGGAACTTTCGCATATCCAATTCGGACCGGGCCTGCGCCAGGGAAGATCTCCGTGCCATTGAGTATTGATTTGGCCTGGACAGCACTTTCCACACGCTCGAAATTGACGAATCCACAGTTCTTGTGTGTCAGCACCCGAGTGGACTCGATTTTGCCGTatctgctgaagatggcTGCCAAAGAAGTGATTGTGGTGGAAACTGGAATGCTGCCAATCCATAAGGCACGAGTCGGACCATCCTGGTTATTCTCATCAACCAAATCACCTTGTCGCATGCCCAGATTAGGAGCGCCACTTCCGCCTAGATGCATCATCTGCACAGCCTCTGACAATTCATCATACTCCCCACTCTCCGCAATATTCAAATCTGCGGCGCTAAAACTGTTCTCAAGGCGCGAAGGAGTGGCTAGATAGTTGCGAATCGAGGACCGCTGAGGAGGGGCCTCGAGAATGCCGGCAGTTCTAGCCCGCGGTCGATTGACAGAAGCGTGGTTAGCAAATGCTTGGACGGCCAAATTGTGTTGATGGATCTGAGCCTGAGTAGCAGCCAGCTGGGCAGCAGTTGCTGCGGCTGAGGGTGTAACAGTACCCGAAGGAACCTGCGAGTAACGGCTCTCGTACTcaaggtcttcatcgtctgCGTACTTTTCCTTAGCGTTCACAGAGTACGACCGAAACCTATTGTTGTTTTTCATCATAGCTAATTCCGCCAGCAACGGTGGCAGAGTAGACg encodes:
- a CDS encoding ubiquitin carboxyl-terminal hydrolase (ubiquitin C-terminal hydrolase UCHL1), producing the protein MTDHVDVPETNKAFVPLENNPEVMSHLVHQLGLPPSLGFTDVYSIDEPDLLAFVPRPSHALLLVFPVSKTYESSRISEDSKLTDYTGSGPSEPVMWFKQTIRNACGLIGLLHAVSNGEARKQVLPGSDLDGLLRDAEPLSPIDRANLLYESKALESAHADAAKLGDTTAPQAEDSVDLHFVAFVKGVDGRLWELDGRRKGPLERGKLDEDEDALSEKALELGVRRFLKTEAQGGNPDLRFSLVSLGPVFD
- a CDS encoding MT-A70 family (predicted protein) yields the protein MTPDGIALRIIPDEIGNGDCRVPVKDSTDSIVPGKSTKLQGAPRSPELDNPPLVLSPGLNLFDSMSGLCDVVVRNTSSDHATVRAGCVLERHDDLTETKCAEHHNHTYYIPPLSSFLLCKLPISQSATTPNRYIDPIPGLTRDRRFDLILLDPPWVNRSVRRSGHYHTQHYLESGLLMQRIRDILKVHLQDSHRNVHCGTSDDRASVPEPTKKQTQSSIAAIWITNSAKARKIAYDAIQGAGLSVCEEWIWIKTTTNGDPITPLDGLWRKPYEVLVVGRRQQAGPSDKRGGGIVTRRFIAAVPDVHSRKPNLKEIFEKIFFADGSPSPNSEIRTTYSALEVFARNLTAGWWACGDEALKFNSEEWWVQGNDTSLS
- a CDS encoding putative RNA binding protein Jsn1 (RNA-binding protein (contains RRM and Pumilio-like repeats)), whose product is MLPVSRPEGHMNLNYIPTTQPMSGTSTGRSSPSDLSAAAAVKSPFGPSGLNGAAGSIGNARLGAGSPSHDLGARLYSKRAREIQAEEGVSPSIWGPPTSGHSTPLRENIPESPSQEGFPDLVPTSSGSINSPARRARAGTVPSRFSPVGALNEASLQQSFMSQTSRPTPSTSPFRPSGVSGIDAGAPAAPAPPARGTGSLSRLRAGSMPQRANFLGSSSPFGPSLFSTSWATGRDRATTLTSIRSSEGPTSPSHSSFSRDGLTDTDVKTLDYLGLAETPQQARASLVRPSVDMLIQQQQQQQHQQQQASTLPPLLAELAMMKNNNRFRSYSVNAKEKYADDEDLEYESRYSQVPSGTVTPSAAATAAQLAATQAQIHQHNLAVQAFANHASVNRPRARTAGILEAPPQRSSIRNYLATPSRLENSFSAADLNIAESGEYDELSEAVQMMHLGGSGAPNLGMRQGDLVDENNQDGPTRALWIGSIPVSTTITSLAAIFSRYGKIESTRVLTHKNCGFVNFERVESAVQAKSILNGTEIFPGAGPVRIGYAKVPGTSASGTPGVNGIQSSPTPDPNAKSTTADGVESSDSGTAVPQIPPLPELQPEMVQIVKEFGASDEDTLNITASIQQAIAYQTFEDEIPPIPEPSQTRMFDAPRLRDIRKRIDNGACSVQEIEETAISMLPEIAELSSDYLGNTVVQKLFEFCSEPIKEQMLVQIAPHLAEIGVHKNGTWAAQKIIDVAQSPNQKNMIVDALRPYTVPLFLDQYGNYVLQCCLRFGPSFNDFIFETMLSRMWEVAQGRFGARAMRACLESHHATKDQQRMLAAAISLHSVQLATNANGALLLTWFLDTCTFPRRRTVLAPRLVPHLVHLCTHKVAYLTVLKVINQRNEPDAREIVLKALFFSPGDEVLEKILSDQTSGATLIFKVLTTPFFDESMRAEVVKNVSKVLTKLKATPSQGYKRLMDEVGLSSRGGARDNHHGRDNSEKQQQRPASRPAPSNYPSQSSVDRQYNGQYVPAMLSQNLENARADQQSSVASFDPYAINGVNGLGSAGTINSLNGASGINGSGFGQDPLLPLQQAQYQAYLAAQSRGVSPGGMYPNLGNANFGYPGGSPSIDNLRGMQAQATPLSGVTPMSPPGSMLNQSAFGPQQFSPVMNTAQMYQYPPQFNYQQPAQGQSAGGRRGRVSGSESICEQRLPGTEANIVFH